The following coding sequences lie in one Primulina huaijiensis isolate GDHJ02 chromosome 2, ASM1229523v2, whole genome shotgun sequence genomic window:
- the LOC140971565 gene encoding uncharacterized protein gives MAHVLRPLMQLSRRRYRPSPFYHLLSLPSSSNLVSGNLSFFPLFSISFRALHFRSRAVKLRDVPVPDDADDSDDASSSDSGDIFKSRNDRKREARRAVRWAMELSSFSPPQIKRILRVAALEQEVYDALVLVKRLGRDVREGKRRQFNYIGRLLREVEPELMDGLIQATKDGDQSRFQDFSGTESLDIDGEEEEDEEIEEGDEEDSINIDVADRWYDGLINKDICITNEIYSLREIEFDRQELRQLVRKVHATLEPQATSEENGKTDVASAKARRSLARFLRGLVRQLPSNYCVKFHLYD, from the exons ATGGCTCACGTATTGAGGCCGCTGATGCAATTGTCGCGGCGGCGCTACCGGCCGTCACCATTCTATCATCTTCTAAGCCTACCTTCATCTTCAAACCTCGTCTCTGGTAATCTTTCGTTCTTCCCATTATTCTCCATCTCTTTCCGTGCACTCCACTTTCGTTCCCGCGCTGTTAAATTGCGTGACGTTCCTGTGCCCGACGACGCGGACGACAGCGACGATGCGTCGTCTTCAGATAGCGGTGACATATTTAAGAGCCGCAACGACAGAAAGCGCGAGGCTCGACGTGCCGTACGCTGGGCTATGGAGCTATCCAGCTTCTCCCCACCTCAAATTAAACGCATTCTTAG AGTGGCTGCTCTGGAGCAAGAGGTGTATGATGCTCTTGTGCTAGTTAAG AGACTAGGTCGTGATGTTAGAGAAGGAAAGCGAaggcaatttaattatattg GAAGACTGCTACGAGAAGTGGAGCCTGAATTAATGGATGGCTTAATTCAGGCCACCAAAGATGGAGACCAGAGTAGGTTTCAAGATTTCTCAGGCACAGAAAGCTTGGATATTGATGGtgaagaagaggaagatgagGAAATTGAAGAGGGGGATGAAGAA GATTCGATTAACATTGATGTAGCTGACAGATGGTATGACGGTTTGATCAACAAGGACATTTGCATTACCAATGAAATTTATTCACTTCGCGAAATTGAATTTGATCGACAG GAACTACGGCAACTAGTTAGAAAAGTTCATGCTACACTAGAACCTCAGGCCACTTCAGAGGAAAATGGAAAAACTGATGTTGCTTCCGCGAAAGCTAGAAGATCACTTGCTCGTTTTCTCCGAGGTCTCGTGAGGCAGCTTCCATCCAACTATTGTGTAAAGTTCCACCTGTATGATTAA
- the LOC140971566 gene encoding thaumatin-like protein 1b — protein sequence MGRFCLQLMLLVLSNSIVSGVNSAATFTFVNKCEFTVWPGILSNAGIAPLETTGFSLQTGEARIIRGPPSWGGRFWGRTQCNFDSTGKFSCVTGDCGSGKVECAGGGAAPPATLAEFTLDGDAGKDFYDVSLVDGYNVPMLLVPQGGSGENCTKTGCIRDLNSACPTSLQVMISGGERVACKSACEAFGNDEYCCVGAYGTPQSCQPTQYSQLFKSACPQAYSYAYDDSTSTFTCTGADYIVIFCPSPNTNQKSSSGGGQNESEQPIDSAMVYQGALDVSGGASPLTYGRARPRHRCGIVAVALSVIIFHWALQAHVTRNSIT from the exons ATGGGGAGATTCTGCTTGCAGCTTATGCTCCTAGTTCTCTCAAATTCCATTGTGTCAG GAGTAAATTCAGCTGCTACGTTCACATTCGTTAACAAGTGTGAATTCACGGTCTGGCCAGGCATTCTATCGAACGCTGGTATCGCACCTCTGGAAACAACAGGCTTCTCTCTGCAAACCGGCGAAGCGAGGATCATCAGGGGGCCGCCGTCTTGGGGTGGGCGTTTCTGGGGCAGGACCCAGTGCAATTTCGACTCCACCGGGAAATTCTCTTGCGTTACAGGGGATTGTGGCTCCGGAAAGGTGGAATGCGCAGGGGGTGGCGCCGCGCCGCCTGCAACTCTGGCAGAATTCACCCTCGACGGCGACGCAGGAAAGGATTTCTACGATGTAAGCCTCGTCGACGGGTACAACGTCCCGATGCTGTTGGTACCACAGGGCGGTTCGGGGGAAAACTGCACGAAGACGGGATGCATAAGGGATCTGAACAGTGCGTGCCCGACGTCCCTCCAGGTGATGATCTCCGGCGGGGAACGCGTGGCGTGCAAGAGCGCTTGCGAGGCCTTCGGGAACGACGAGTACTGCTGCGTGGGCGCCTACGGCACACCTCAATCCTGCCAGCCGACTCAGTATTCCCAGCTGTTCAAAAGCGCGTGCCCACAAGCGTACAGCTACGCTTACGATGATTCCACCAGCACCTTCACATGTACCGGTGCCGACTACATCGTCATATTTTGCCCTTCACCCAACACCAA TCAAAAATCGTCATCGGGTGGAGGTCAAAATGAATCAGAACAGCCCATCGACAGCGCCATGGTGTACCAGGGCGCATTGGACGTCAGCGGCGGTGCTTCACCGCTCACGTATGGCCGCGCCCGCCCTCGTCATCGCTGCGGCATTGTGGCTGTTGCGTTATcagttataatttttcattggGCCCTGCAGGCCCATGTGACGAGGAACTCCATTACCTGA
- the LOC140958374 gene encoding chaperone protein dnaJ 11, chloroplastic-like yields the protein MACTSPPLSSQIIGRRFSASPAPTSPNQLSFRRPIQISAGYATAERTRAPQVALQTSSFYDVLGIQACASGQEIKSAYRKLARVLHPDVAPPSGGEDAKSTSDEFVRLHAAYATLSDPEKRALYDITLSRRMRREARLAAGASPVMSRRRRNWETDQCW from the coding sequence ATGGCCTGCACATCACCCCCTCTCTCAAGTCAAATAATTGGTCGCAGATTCTCCGCCTCTCCGGCTCCGACTTCACCGAATCAGCTCAGTTTCCGTCGCCCGATCCAAATATCAGCCGGTTACGCCACCGCCGAAAGGACACGGGCTCCTCAAGTAGCTCTGCAGACTTCGTCGTTTTACGATGTCCTTGGGATCCAAGCCTGCGCCTCGGGTCAGGAGATCAAGTCAGCCTATAGGAAATTGGCGAGGGTCTTGCATCCCGACGTCGCGCCGCCCAGCGGTGGAGAAGATGCGAAATCCACTTCCGACGAGTTCGTGAGATTGCACGCGGCTTATGCGACTCTTTCTGATCCGGAGAAGCGTGCGTTGTACGACATCACGCTTTCCCGGCGGATGAGGAGGGAGGCGCGGCTCGCGGCCGGTGCTTCGCCTGTGATGAGTCGGCGGAGGCGGAACTGGGAGACTGATCAGTGTTGGTAG